CGCCGGCTGGATCGAGGACCGGCTCCGCGAGATGGCCGACCTCAAGCTCAACCAGTTCGGTCTCCACTTCTCCGACGACCAGGGCTTCCGGATCGCCTCGGACTCCCACCCCGAGATCGTCTCCGCCCAGCACCTCAGCAAGGCCGAGGTGCGCCGGATCCTCGCCCTCGCGCAGAGCCTGCACATCACCGTCGTGCCCGAGATCGACTCGCCCGGACACCTCGGCGCCGTCCTGCGCGCCCACCCGGACCTCCAGCTGCGCAACGTCCGGGGGACGCCGCGGCAGGGCGCCATCGACATCTCCAAGCCGGCCTCGGCGAAGATCGTCGACGATCTGCTGCGCGAGTACTCCGCGCTCTTCCCCGGGGGCTGGTTCCACGTCGGCGCCGACGAGTACCAGGCGCTGACCGTCCGCAGCCCCTCCGCCTCGTACCCGCAGCTGGCCGAGGCGGCGCGGCAGAAGTACGGGCCCCAGGCCGGCGTCCAGGACCTCGCGGAGGGCTGGCTGAACGACCGCGCCGCCGTCGTGCGCACGGCCGGGAAGACGGCCAAGGCCTGGAACGACGGCTTCTTCCGCGGTGGCGTCGTCACCGCGGACCGGCGCATCGAGGTCGAGTACTGGACGGGCAAGGAGATCGGCGCGCGCCCGCCCTCCGAGTACCTGGCCGAGGGCCGCCAGGTCGTGAACCTCAACGACGAGTACCTGTACTACGTCCTCGGCGAGCCCAACCAGTTCACGTACCCCACGGGCCGCCGCATCTACGAGCAGTGGACCCCCCTGGTCCTGCGCGGCACGACCCCGGTCGCCGCCCGGTACGCCCCCCAGATCCTGGGCGCCCGGTTCGCGGTCTGGTGCGACCTGTCGGCGGCCCAGACCCCGGCCCAGGTCGCGAACGGCATCCGCATGCCGCTGACGGCCCTCGCCCAGAAGGTCTGGGACGCCAGGACGCCGACCCTGACGTGGGACCGGTTCACGGCACTGGCGACGCAGCTGCGGTGATCTTCGACGTGGACGGGATCGGTCCGGATCGCGTACGTTCCCCCGGCGGCGGCCGCCCGGCCGCCACAGGATCCCGGGGGGGACCACATGCTCATGCTGCGCAATCCGAACGGCCTTTCCCACGCCGTCGTGGCCCTGCTCGGGGGCAACATCTTCTTCGACGTCCTGCTCGGTCTCGCCGACATCCGTGATCTGGCGGCCGACGAGACGGAGTACGTGGATTCGACGAGGTTCGGGACGCTCGACCTGAACCTGGTGTACAGCCTGTCGTTCACGCTGTACGTGGCGACGGGGATCGTCTTCATCGTCTGGTTCCACCGGCTGCGGAAGAACGCCGAGGTCTGGGCCGCTGACCTGCAGACCCGGAAGCCGGGCTACGCCGTCGGAGGCTGGTTCATTCCCATCGGCAACTTCTGGATCCCCCGGGCGGTCGCCGTGGAGATCTGGCGGGCCAGCCGCTGGGAGCCGTACGCCGCCGACGGCAAGCGGGAGCTGACGCTGCTCAACACCTGGTGGACCTGCTGGATCGTCGGCACCGTCGTGAACTGGACCTCCGGCCAGATGCTCAAGACGGCGGAGACCACCGGCGACTACGACGCCGCGAGCCAGTGGTCGCTCGTCGGCTTCGGACTCGACATCGTCGCCGCCGTCCTCGCCATCCTCGTCGTCCGCCGTCTGACCTCTATGCAGCACACCAAGGCCACTGGCATGATTCCGGCCGCGCAGTGACGAAAAAGCGCTGTCCGGCGCAGTAGGGGACGTACTGCGTCCGTATCTGGTGGCGAGGAGGCGTCCATGACGTCGGTGACGGGTCGGAGCCTGCTGGAACTGATCGACGGGGCCGACGAGCGGGGCCTGGCCGCGGCCGGTCTCGCCTGCCTCGACCGCTGCCTCCCGCTGCTCCCCGGTGACCGGGGCGACGCCCTGCGCCCCGTGTGGGCCGCCGTCGCACGCGGCGACGGCGCGGCCTGGGGCGAGGCCGTCGCCAAGGCCCAGGTCGAACTGGACGTGGAGCCGGGCGCCGACGACGCGGACGCCGGGGCCGTACGCGGCATGCTCGCGTTCGCCCCGACGGCCTGGACGGCCGACGCCCTGCGCGTCTGGGCCGCGGCCTGCTCGGCCACGGCCCTCGCCCTGCACGGGCGGTACGACGCCGCCGACGTGCCCGACGGCCTCGTCGAGCGCTGCCAGGCCGGCGACGCGGACGGCGCGGGCCCGCTGCTCGCGGGAGAGCTCCGCCGTCAGCAGGCCGTCCTCGACTCGGTCGCCCACGGCCCGACCGGCCTGCGCCGGGCGCGTGAACTCTCCGTCGAGGGCGGCCGGGTGCTGCGCGCGGTCGTCTCCCGCCGGGCCCGCACCGCCTGACCAGGCCCTAGGACGCCGCCTCCGGGGACGTGATCGTCGCCGAGGCGATCGTCTCGGCGATCTGCCGCTCCGCCGTGGACTTGTCGAGTCCGAGGCCGGTCAGTACGCCCGTACCGTCCTCGTGCTCCAGGAGGGCGAGCAGGATGTGCTCGGTGCCGACGTAGTTGTGGCCGAGGCGCAGCGCCTCGCGGAACGTCAGCTCCAGGACCTTCTTCGCCGCCGTGTCGAACGGGACGAGCGCGGGCATCTCGGCGGCGGGCGGCGGCAGGGTCGCCGTGACGGTCTCACGGACCTCGTCGACGGTCACGCCCCGCGAGGTGATCCAGAGCGCCGCGAGCCCCTCGGGCTCGGCGAGCAGGCCGAGCGTCAGGTGGGCGGGGGAGATCTCGTCGTTCCCGGCGCTCCTGGCCTCGTTCTGGGAGGAGACGACGACGTTCCGCGCCCGGGGGGTGAAGCGGCCGAACCCCGCGCTCGCGTCCATCTTCTCCGCGTCCGGGTCCTTGGGGACGAATCGCTTCTGGGCCGCCTGGCGGGTGACGCCCATGCTGCGGCCGATATCGGTCCAGGAGGCGCCGGAGCGCCGGGCCTGGTCCACGAAGTGGCCGATGAGGTGGTCGGCGACCTCGCCGAGGTGGTCCGCCGCGATGACCGCGTCGGAGAGCTGGTCCAGCGCGTCGGGGTGGACCTTCTTGATCGCTTCGATGAGTTCGTCGAGGCGGACAGGGACATTCATGCCGACTGGATGCGTCATGAGGCAACCCTAGGTTGACAGTTGAGGACTGTCAACCTTCGGTTGACACTCGGGTGAAGGGTGAGCGGCCCGAGGGGTCCGAGGGGAGAAAAAGGGAGACGGCCGGGGTCGCCACCCCCCACAGGAGAGACCCCGGCCGTCGTCCACGGAGCCGCAGCACGGCTCCGTACTCCATTCAGCGCCGGGAGTGCGCTTTGTGTCACACCGCGGCCGCGGCGGAGGCGTGCCGCGCACCACCGCCCGAAGGTTGCAAGTTGTACAAAGAGCCCGGACCGCGTGGACGTGGCGCCGCGACACGACGTAGCGTGCAGATGCGCGAGACGGCGCGGCGGCGGTGACCAGCCGCGATGAGGCGACGACGCGACCGACGAACAGGGTTTGGGGAGTGCTGGGGGACGACGCGGAGCTGACGGCCGCGGTGCTCGCTGCGCAGGACGGGGACGAGGACGCGTTCCGTACTGTGTATCGCGCCGTGCATCCACGGTTGCTCGGCTACATACGCACACTGGTCGGCGACACCGAGGCGGAGGACGTCGCCTCGGAGGCCTGGCTCCAGATAGCCCGCGACCTCGACCGCTTCGACGGCGACGCGGACCGCTTCCGCGGCTGGGCCGCCCGGATCGCCCGCAACCGGGCCCTCGACCACGTCCGCATGCGCGGCAGGCGCCCCGCGGTCGGCGCCGACGAGACCGAACTCACCGACAAGCCCGCCGCGTCCGACACCGCGGGCGAGGCCCTGGAGGCACTGGCCACCGGCCACACCATGCAGCTGATCGCCCAGCTCCCGCAGGACCAGGCCGAGGCGGTCGTCCTGCGCGTCGTCGTCGGCCTCGACGCCAAGACCGCCGCCGACACCCTGGGGAAACGCCCCGGAGCCGTCCGTACCGCGGCCCATCGCGGCCTCAAGAAGCTGGCCGAACTCCTCGGCGTCGACGGCGAGCCGGCCGGCCCCGACGGCGCCGGTGAGGCCGTCGTACCGCTGGACGGTGTCCCTCCGCAACGCGGGCGCGTGCCGGGGTCCGTGGCCCCGGGCGGTGTGACGCAATCGCGTCCGCGTACGCAGAAGGACATGTGATGGCCGACGAGCGGTACCAGTGGCTCGACCAGGAGGCCGCGGAGCGGCTGCTCCGCGGCGAGCCGGTCGAAGCCGTCGACGACCACGCGCGCTCCCGGGCCGAGCGCCTGGCCGGAGCCCTCGACGCGGCCCGCCTCCCGGCCGTCCCTCCGGCCGCACGCACCGAACTCCCGGGCGAGGCCGCCGCACTCGCGGCCTTCCGCGCGGCGCACGCGGAGCGCGCCGCCGCCCGAGCGGCCGCCCCCGTCGCCGCGGCCACCGTGAACCGCGCCGAACACGCCGAACTCGGCCGGGTGCGGCTCGCCCCCGTGCCCGCCCGGCGGCCCCGCTGGGGACGCTCCCTGCGGTACGGACTCGCCGCCGCGGTCGCCGCCGTCACCGTGGGAGGGGTCGCCGTCGCCGCGGGAACGGGTGTGCTGCCCATGGTGGGTCCCGCGCCCGCCAGCTCCGTCACGGCGGGGGAGAACGCCGACCCCCTCGTCTCGGAGGACCCCGGCATACGCCAGGACCCCGAGGCACCCTCGACGGAGCCGGGCGGCGGCGGTGACGGCACACCCGGCGCGTCCCCCTCGGCCACCACCCCGCCGTCCACCGGATCCCCCGACGGGAACGGCACGGACACCCAGGGCCCGGGCAGCCCGAGGCCGGACAGGGGCACACCGGGCACCGGCACGGGAACGGGCACCGCCCCGACCGGACCGGGCAAGGAGACCGGCGGCACCGGCACGAACGACGGCACGGGCGGCGACCCGAGCATGGCGAAGTCCCGCGAACGGGTCCTCAAGGCCTGCCGGGCGTTCCGCTCGGGGCAGCTCGACGCCACCGGCCGCAAGGGGCTCACGAGCATCCTGCGCGACGGCGAGACCCTGCGCCGCTACTGCGACCGGATCCTGGGCGGCGGCACTGCCGCGCCCGAGGACGGCGGCAGCGACGGCGGCAGCGACAAGGACGCCACGAAGGACGGGTCCGACGACGACCCCAAGGGCGACGGGAGCGACGGCCGGAACGGCGACAGCGGCCGGGACCGCCGCGACACGGCCCGTTCCCCGGCCCCCGGCAGCGCCGGACTCACCGCCGTACTGCCCCTCGGAATCGGCGTCGGAGCACGCGTCCCGCTCCCGGTGTAACACTTCCGGACCCGCCGGCGCAGTACTGAGTGTGCCGACTGGTCATCGGCCGCGCAGTGAGCCGGGGTTCCCCCCGTACCTACGGCTCCGCGCACATGGCGCGGGTGGGACACGTTCCCCCGGTCCCACCCGCGCCCTCTCCCTTCCCCTCCCGGCTCACCGGTGGACGGGGCCCCCGGTCACCAGTGGACGACGACCTTGTCGCCGACCTTCACCTGGTCGAAGAGGGTCGTGAGCTTGGCCCGGTCCCGGACGTTGACGCAGCCGTGCGAGGCGCCGTTGTAGCCGCGCGCCGCGAAGTCCGCCGAGTAGTGCACCGCCTGGCCGCGGCTGAAGTACATCGAGAGCGGCATGGGCGTGTGGTAGAGCCGCGACCAGTCCTGCCGGACCTTGCGCTCCACGGTGAAGATGCCCTCGCGGGTCGGGGTGTTCTCCGAGCCGAAGCGGACGTCCATCGACGAGACGACCTTGCCGTCGATCATCCAGGCGAGCGTCCGGCTCTCCTTGCTGACGCACAGCACCCGGCCGGTCATGCACCGCGCGTCGGGAGTGTCCAGCTGGTTGGTCGTCGACGGCTTCAGCTCGTCAGCGGTCGGCTTCCGGCTCGCGTCGAGCAGCCGCTGCCAGGTCGTGCCGTCGACCGAACCCGTCCGGGGCAGCCCCTCCTTCTTCTGGAAGGCCTTGACCGAGCCGGCCGTCATCGTCCCGTAGAAACCGGTGGGCGCGCGGTCGAAGTGCTTGAGCTGCCGCAGCCGCGCCTGGAGCTCACGGACCTGCTCGTTCTCGTCGCCGTCGTCCAGCAGGACCTTCGCCGCCCCGGAAGGAGAACCGGAGGGAGTCCCGGAAGGGGTCCCGGAGGGCGACTCCGTGGGCGCCGCGGTGGTGGCCGACGGGGACGGGGGCTTGCCGTCCTCCGTAGGGGCGTCGGTCGGGGCGCTCGCGGTCGGCCGGGAGGCCGAGGGCGTCGGGCTCCCGGAGCCGCCTCCGGAGCCGGCGGCCTGGGCCGTACAGCCGGCGGCGAGAGTCACCGAGGCCGCTGCCAGAACCACTCTGCGTATGACGGAAGAAGACCGCTTCATTGTTGCCCCCCGGGACGATTCGTATGTACCTAGGGATGCTTCCCGCGCGCGCGTGGTTGCGCGCGCTCAGGTCACGATCCGCGCATGCTGGGGGAGGGGCCCATCTCTTCGGGAGGCACAGTCAATGGCGCGCGAGTCGGAGTCGGGACAGCCCATCGAGCCGGTCTACGGACCGGAGTCGCTGGCGGGCTGGGATCCGGCGGAGAAACTGGGCGAGCCGGGCGCGTACCCCTTCACCCGCGGGGTGTACCCGTCGATGTACACCGGCCGGCCGTGGACGATGCGCCAGTACGCGGGCTTCGGCACCGCGGTCGAGTCCAACGCCCGGTACAAGCAGCTGATCGCCAACGGCACCATGGGCCTCTCCGTCGCCTTCGACCTGCCGACGCAGATGGGCCACGACTCGGACGCGCCGATCGCCTCGGGCGAGGTCGGCAAGGTCGGGGTGGCGATCGACTCGGTCGAGGACATGCGGATCCTGTTCGACGGCATCCCGCTGGACAAGGTCTCCACCTCGATGACGATCAACGCCCCCGCCGCCCTGCTGCTCCTCATGTACCAGCTGGTCGGCGAGGAGCAGGGGGTCCCGGCGGACCGGCTGACCGGCACGATCCAGAACGACGTGCTGAAGGAGTACATCGCCCGCGGCACGTACATCTTCCCGCCCAAGCCCTCCCTCCGGCTGATCGCGGACATCTTCCAGTACTGCCGGGCCGAGATCCCGAAGTGGAACACGATCTCGATCTCCGGCTATCACATGGCGGAGGCGGGCGCCTCGCCCGCGCAGGAGATCGCGTTCACCCTGGCCGACGGCATCGAGTACGTACGGACCGCCGTCGCCGCCGGGATGGACGTGGACGACTTCGCCCCCCGGCTCTCCTTCTTCTTCGTGGCCCGCACGACGATCCTGGAGGAGGTCGCGAAGTTCCGGGCGGCCCGCAGGATCTGGGCCCGGGTCATGAAGGACGAGTTCGGCGCGGAGAACCCCAAGTCGCTGATGCTCCGCTTCCACACCCAGACCGCGGGGGTGCAGCTGACCGCCCAGCAGCCCGAGGTCAATCTCGTCCGCGTCGCCGTCCAGGGCCTCGCCGCCGTGCTCGGCGGGACGCAGTCGCTGCACACCAACTCCTTCGACGAGGCCATCGCCCTGCCGACGGACAAGTCCGCCCGCCTGGCCCTGCGCACCCAGCAGGTCCTCGCGTACGAGACGGACGTGACCGCGACCGTGGACCCCTTCGCGGGCTCGTACGTCGTGGAGAGCATGACCGACGACGTCGAGGCCGCCGCGCTGGAGCTGATGGGCCGGGTCGAGGACATGGGCGGCGCGGTCAGCGCCATCGAGCGGGGCTTCCAGAAGGGCGAGATCGAGCGCTCGGCGTACCGGATCGCGCAGGAGACCGACAGCGGCGAACGGGTCGTCGTCGGCGTCAACCGCTTCACGGCCGACATCGAGGAGCCGTACGAGCCACTGCGCGTCGACCCGGCGATCGAGGCCCAGCAGGCCGAACGCCTCGCCGCCCTGCGGGCAGGCCGCGACCAGGAGGCGGTGGACGAGGCCCTCGCGGACCTGAGGAGGGCGGCCGCGGGGACGGAGAACGTCCTCCCGCCGATGAAGGAGGCCCTCAGGGCCCGCGCCACCGTCGGCGAGGTCTGCCACGCACTGCGGGAGGTCTGGGGCACCTACGTCCCGACCGACGCCTTCTGATCTTCCGCGATACGAAACACGCAGGCGGAGTGTCGTACTGACATGCGACACTCCGCTTCATGCTGGGTGTCACCGATCTTCCGACCTATCTCGTGGGTCTCGTCCTCATCATCCTCCTGCCGGGGCCGAACTCGCTGTACGTGCTGTCCGTCGCCGCCCGCAAGGGCACGCGGACCGGCTACCGGGCCGCCGCCGGAGTCTTCACCGGCGACGCCGTCCTCATGACGCTGGCCGCCCTCGGCGCCGCGTCCCTCCTCCAGACCACCCCCCTGCTCTTCATGATCGTGAAGTACGCGGGCGCGGGCTATCTGGCCTGGATGGCGTACGGGATGCTGCGCTCGGCCCGGGAGATGTGGCGCTCGCGCGGCGAGGTGGAGCGGACGGCGGACGACGGGACCGAGGAGGCCACGGCCGGGCCGGGGGAGAACCCGTACCGCAGGGCGCTCGTCATCAGCCTCTTCAACCCGAAGGCGATCCTCTTCCTCATCTCCTTCTTCGTGCAGTTCGTGGACCCGGCGTACGCCTACCCGGCCCTCTCCTTCCTGGTGCTCGGCACGCTCCTGGAGATCGGCAGCTTCCTCTATCTGACGATGCTGATATTCGGCGGCACCCGGCTGGCCGCCGCGTTCCGCCGCCGCCGTCGGCTCTCGGCGGGAGCCACCTCCGCCGCCGGCGCCCTCTTCCTCGGCTTCGCCGCGAAGCTCTCCCTCAGCAGTGCCGCTTGACCCTCACACCGTGTGAGGCCGTTCCGTAGGGGTCGTCATGTTCACCATCGGAGACTTCGCCCGGCACGGGCGGGTGTCGGTCCGGATGCTGCGCCACTACGACGCCATCGGACTGCTGCGCCCGGCCCGGGTCGACCCGCACACGGGCTACCGCTTCTACACGGCGGACCAGCTCGCCCTGCTCAACCGCGTCATTGCGCTCAAGGACCTCGGCTTCACCCTGGAACAGGTCGGCGCGATCCTCGACGAGAAGATCGACGCGGACGAACTGCGGGGCATGCTGCGTCTGCGCCAGGCCGAGCTCGAAGCGGCCCTGGCGGAGGCACGGGCACGGCTCGCCCAGGTCGGCGCGCGGCTCCAGGCCATCGAGAGCGAGGGACGCATGTCCACCCAGGACGTCGTCGTCAAGAAGATCCCCGCCGTTCGGATCGCGGAACTGAGCGCGGTCGCCGCGAGCTTCGCCCCGCAGCACATCAGCCCGGTCATCGGGCCCCTGTACGACGAGCTGTGCGGTCGCCTGGAGGCCGCCGGGATCACCGGGTTCGGCCCCGGGATCGCGTACTACGAGGACGCCGGCAAGGGCGACGGCTCGGTGCTCGTGCACGCCGGGATGACCGTCCCGGAGGGGACGGCCGTGGAGGGCGCCGAGGTGCACGTCCTCCCCGGCATCGAGGAGGCGGCGACCGTCGTCCACCGGGGCTCGATGGACACCGTCCTGCCGACCGCGCAGACCCTGGCCCGCTGGATCGAGGCCAACGGCTACCAGACGCGGCACTACGCGCGGGAGCTGTACCTGGAATGCCCCGAGGACCCCTCCCGGTGGGTGACGGAGCTCCAGGAGGAGATCGTCCGCGCCTGACGCGCGCCCCCGGTTCGGCCCGCGGGCCCGGGTCCCCCGCACGGGGCCCGGGCCCGCGGCTCGTGGCGCGCCCGCCGCGCGGTGCCGCGGGTCGCGGAGGCGCCGCGGGCAGCGGAGGCGCCGCCGGTCGCGGAGGCGCCTCCGGCCGCTACCTCTTCAGCGCCTTGCGCAGCCGCAGTGCGCGCCGCGCCAGGCGGCGGACCCTCGGGTGCCGGGGGAGCGGGATGCCGCCGGGCAGGTCGAGGACGGTGAGGCGGCGCCGGGTGAAGTGGTGCCGGGTGCGCTCGGCGAACGGCCCGGACAGGTGCCGGACGGCCGGCTCCCGCAGCTCCGGCCGGATCTTCGGCTGCATCGCGAAGCCGACCGCCGCGACCAGGTCGTTCAGCTGGTCCGTGCCGATCGCGCCGCCGTCCTCCGCACCGGCCTCCAGCGGCGGTACGACCACGTCCACCACGGTGAGCGGGATGCGGTTGCTGTTCTGGAACGGGGTGAGCCGTTCGAGCAGGCCGCGCGTACCGACCCGGGCGACCGGCAGTCCGTAGAAGGTCCGCGCGGTGAGCAGCGCCGTGGAGAAGCAGCCGACGACGAGGGCGGGCCGCAGCTCGCGGTAGAGCACTTCGGCGAGCACCGGCCGGTCCTCGACGGTCAGCTCGGCGCCGAGCGCCCTCGCCTCCTGGACCAGCGCCTTCGACCAGGTGTCGGGGGCCGTCGGGTGCGGCTTGAAGACGAGCCGCCGGTGGCCCCGGGCGACCGCGCCCCGGACCATGCGCAGGTGCAGTTCCTCCTCCTCGGCGGCGGTGAGCAGGTCGAGCGCCGCGAGGTACTGGCCGAGGAGCAGCACGGGCCCGTCCTCGGAGGCGGCCGTGGCGGCGGGCCCGGCCAGCTCGTCGACGCACTTGGTGAACGCCTCCGTCGGTACGGCCTCCGGCACCGCCCCGAACTCGGCGAGCAGCAGCGGCGCGAGACCGGGCACGAGGTCCAGGTGGAGCAGCCGGCCGACGCGTCCGCCGATCAGCGGGTCGATCTTGTTGCGGGTCGGCCCGTAGCTCATCAGACCGTCCGCGTACACGGTGACGGGTGCGTCGGGCAGCAGCTGGGCGATGGCGAGCGCGGGCGTGACCTGGAGGGATTCCAGGGCGAGTTCGACGTGGTCGTCGCCGAGGTCCCAGATCCTGCGCAGATGGCGCTGGAGGAGCGGCAGGTCGCTCGGCCGGGGGGTCCAGCCGCCCGGGTGGAGCGGGGAGATCGTCTCGTTCCACGA
This sequence is a window from Streptomyces sp. NBC_00691. Protein-coding genes within it:
- a CDS encoding beta-N-acetylhexosaminidase → MMRYSIRGPHKGPALLATAVALATVAACSGGSPSGPGTSAAPSGTASTSAAPTSAPPSPTPTPTRTYPLSTAPRTIPAVRDHEAARGPGWKPAAPAGVVVAANSPGLADEGRLLAGELGIPYRGTVAVGPGDVELALGGTGARESYTLTVRDDRVRITGPDEAGVFYGTRTLKQSVKATGAVPEGVVTDAPAKPQRGLNVDIARKFFTAGWIEDRLREMADLKLNQFGLHFSDDQGFRIASDSHPEIVSAQHLSKAEVRRILALAQSLHITVVPEIDSPGHLGAVLRAHPDLQLRNVRGTPRQGAIDISKPASAKIVDDLLREYSALFPGGWFHVGADEYQALTVRSPSASYPQLAEAARQKYGPQAGVQDLAEGWLNDRAAVVRTAGKTAKAWNDGFFRGGVVTADRRIEVEYWTGKEIGARPPSEYLAEGRQVVNLNDEYLYYVLGEPNQFTYPTGRRIYEQWTPLVLRGTTPVAARYAPQILGARFAVWCDLSAAQTPAQVANGIRMPLTALAQKVWDARTPTLTWDRFTALATQLR
- a CDS encoding DUF4328 domain-containing protein; its protein translation is MLRNPNGLSHAVVALLGGNIFFDVLLGLADIRDLAADETEYVDSTRFGTLDLNLVYSLSFTLYVATGIVFIVWFHRLRKNAEVWAADLQTRKPGYAVGGWFIPIGNFWIPRAVAVEIWRASRWEPYAADGKRELTLLNTWWTCWIVGTVVNWTSGQMLKTAETTGDYDAASQWSLVGFGLDIVAAVLAILVVRRLTSMQHTKATGMIPAAQ
- a CDS encoding Clp protease N-terminal domain-containing protein, whose translation is MTHPVGMNVPVRLDELIEAIKKVHPDALDQLSDAVIAADHLGEVADHLIGHFVDQARRSGASWTDIGRSMGVTRQAAQKRFVPKDPDAEKMDASAGFGRFTPRARNVVVSSQNEARSAGNDEISPAHLTLGLLAEPEGLAALWITSRGVTVDEVRETVTATLPPPAAEMPALVPFDTAAKKVLELTFREALRLGHNYVGTEHILLALLEHEDGTGVLTGLGLDKSTAERQIAETIASATITSPEAAS
- a CDS encoding RNA polymerase sigma factor encodes the protein MLGDDAELTAAVLAAQDGDEDAFRTVYRAVHPRLLGYIRTLVGDTEAEDVASEAWLQIARDLDRFDGDADRFRGWAARIARNRALDHVRMRGRRPAVGADETELTDKPAASDTAGEALEALATGHTMQLIAQLPQDQAEAVVLRVVVGLDAKTAADTLGKRPGAVRTAAHRGLKKLAELLGVDGEPAGPDGAGEAVVPLDGVPPQRGRVPGSVAPGGVTQSRPRTQKDM
- a CDS encoding L,D-transpeptidase family protein, coding for MKRSSSVIRRVVLAAASVTLAAGCTAQAAGSGGGSGSPTPSASRPTASAPTDAPTEDGKPPSPSATTAAPTESPSGTPSGTPSGSPSGAAKVLLDDGDENEQVRELQARLRQLKHFDRAPTGFYGTMTAGSVKAFQKKEGLPRTGSVDGTTWQRLLDASRKPTADELKPSTTNQLDTPDARCMTGRVLCVSKESRTLAWMIDGKVVSSMDVRFGSENTPTREGIFTVERKVRQDWSRLYHTPMPLSMYFSRGQAVHYSADFAARGYNGASHGCVNVRDRAKLTTLFDQVKVGDKVVVHW
- a CDS encoding acyl-CoA mutase large subunit family protein — its product is MARESESGQPIEPVYGPESLAGWDPAEKLGEPGAYPFTRGVYPSMYTGRPWTMRQYAGFGTAVESNARYKQLIANGTMGLSVAFDLPTQMGHDSDAPIASGEVGKVGVAIDSVEDMRILFDGIPLDKVSTSMTINAPAALLLLMYQLVGEEQGVPADRLTGTIQNDVLKEYIARGTYIFPPKPSLRLIADIFQYCRAEIPKWNTISISGYHMAEAGASPAQEIAFTLADGIEYVRTAVAAGMDVDDFAPRLSFFFVARTTILEEVAKFRAARRIWARVMKDEFGAENPKSLMLRFHTQTAGVQLTAQQPEVNLVRVAVQGLAAVLGGTQSLHTNSFDEAIALPTDKSARLALRTQQVLAYETDVTATVDPFAGSYVVESMTDDVEAAALELMGRVEDMGGAVSAIERGFQKGEIERSAYRIAQETDSGERVVVGVNRFTADIEEPYEPLRVDPAIEAQQAERLAALRAGRDQEAVDEALADLRRAAAGTENVLPPMKEALRARATVGEVCHALREVWGTYVPTDAF
- the leuE gene encoding leucine efflux protein LeuE, which codes for MLGVTDLPTYLVGLVLIILLPGPNSLYVLSVAARKGTRTGYRAAAGVFTGDAVLMTLAALGAASLLQTTPLLFMIVKYAGAGYLAWMAYGMLRSAREMWRSRGEVERTADDGTEEATAGPGENPYRRALVISLFNPKAILFLISFFVQFVDPAYAYPALSFLVLGTLLEIGSFLYLTMLIFGGTRLAAAFRRRRRLSAGATSAAGALFLGFAAKLSLSSAA
- a CDS encoding MerR family transcriptional regulator, translating into MFTIGDFARHGRVSVRMLRHYDAIGLLRPARVDPHTGYRFYTADQLALLNRVIALKDLGFTLEQVGAILDEKIDADELRGMLRLRQAELEAALAEARARLAQVGARLQAIESEGRMSTQDVVVKKIPAVRIAELSAVAASFAPQHISPVIGPLYDELCGRLEAAGITGFGPGIAYYEDAGKGDGSVLVHAGMTVPEGTAVEGAEVHVLPGIEEAATVVHRGSMDTVLPTAQTLARWIEANGYQTRHYARELYLECPEDPSRWVTELQEEIVRA
- a CDS encoding polysialyltransferase family glycosyltransferase, whose amino-acid sequence is MSTRRTTQIFCASTLYGAVTIAAALDSGAFGPADRRILLVTNNAAVPETTPPLDLAEGFEGLRGRFDSVLSWNETISPLHPGGWTPRPSDLPLLQRHLRRIWDLGDDHVELALESLQVTPALAIAQLLPDAPVTVYADGLMSYGPTRNKIDPLIGGRVGRLLHLDLVPGLAPLLLAEFGAVPEAVPTEAFTKCVDELAGPAATAASEDGPVLLLGQYLAALDLLTAAEEEELHLRMVRGAVARGHRRLVFKPHPTAPDTWSKALVQEARALGAELTVEDRPVLAEVLYRELRPALVVGCFSTALLTARTFYGLPVARVGTRGLLERLTPFQNSNRIPLTVVDVVVPPLEAGAEDGGAIGTDQLNDLVAAVGFAMQPKIRPELREPAVRHLSGPFAERTRHHFTRRRLTVLDLPGGIPLPRHPRVRRLARRALRLRKALKR